A stretch of the Geovibrio thiophilus genome encodes the following:
- a CDS encoding sensor histidine kinase produces MKSDTETNDSRHADNMPENFAAAAAAEYFRLFSPAFCVLDEKGNILRSNSNFRKVFAQKKNSLTFDNIMNLLTPKSIPTMKKLLKEPDGKTAKLKAHNVHEEKLYLKVCISELSVSGKLFIAFFENISKIKRLQNKQKKQEKLLIQQSKMAAMGEMLGVIAHQWKQPLNTLAIIAQTIGDDFDHGELNADSVEEHIDAINSQILFMSTTVDDFRRFFIPQKTPHKFRIKDSVEEIISIIDPQLKTCNITVCLTSENDSAETIGYRNELKQVILNLIVNAKDAITHRREKDEKFRTEKGIIEIKISSMANICTISIGDNGTGISSGVMKKLFKPYFTTKNDNGTGIGLYLSKTIVEDKMHGTLSVENSATGAVFTVSLPLT; encoded by the coding sequence TTGAAAAGCGACACGGAGACAAACGATTCCAGACATGCCGATAATATGCCGGAAAACTTCGCAGCGGCGGCTGCGGCTGAATATTTCCGTCTGTTCAGTCCGGCTTTCTGCGTTTTGGATGAAAAAGGGAACATACTCCGCTCAAACTCAAACTTCCGTAAGGTGTTCGCCCAGAAGAAAAACTCCCTCACATTTGACAACATAATGAACCTGCTCACTCCAAAAAGCATTCCGACAATGAAAAAACTGCTGAAAGAACCGGACGGAAAAACGGCAAAACTCAAGGCTCACAATGTCCATGAGGAAAAGCTTTATCTGAAAGTCTGTATTTCGGAGCTGAGCGTCAGCGGTAAGCTTTTCATTGCATTCTTTGAGAATATATCAAAAATTAAAAGACTTCAAAATAAACAGAAAAAACAGGAAAAACTCCTGATACAGCAGTCTAAAATGGCTGCTATGGGAGAGATGCTCGGAGTTATAGCCCACCAGTGGAAACAGCCGCTCAATACTCTCGCCATAATAGCGCAGACCATAGGGGACGACTTTGACCACGGCGAGCTGAACGCCGATTCCGTCGAAGAGCATATAGACGCCATCAACTCCCAGATCCTTTTCATGAGCACCACAGTGGATGATTTCAGACGCTTCTTCATCCCCCAGAAAACACCGCATAAATTCAGAATAAAGGACTCGGTGGAGGAGATTATCTCCATAATCGATCCGCAGCTTAAAACCTGTAATATAACTGTATGCCTGACTTCAGAAAATGACAGCGCAGAGACCATAGGCTACCGTAACGAGCTCAAACAGGTTATCCTCAACCTTATAGTGAATGCAAAGGACGCAATAACCCACAGAAGGGAAAAGGATGAAAAATTCAGGACGGAAAAAGGAATTATCGAAATTAAAATCTCAAGTATGGCAAATATATGTACCATCAGCATCGGAGACAACGGAACAGGCATCAGCTCCGGAGTCATGAAAAAATTGTTCAAGCCCTATTTCACAACCAAAAATGATAACGGAACCGGAATCGGGCTTTATCTTTCCAAAACCATAGTCGAAGACAAAATGCACGGAACCCTCAGTGTGGAAAACTCCGCCACAGGAGCCGTGTTCACAGTCTCACTTCCCCTGACCTGA
- the lon gene encoding endopeptidase La produces MEQFESDIKIPEQLPLLPVRDIVVFPYMVLPLFVGRESSIAAVNDALSADRLIFLACQKDASQEEPAEDEINRIGTVAVILRMLKLPDERIKILVQGVKRATVEEYVQMKPFAKVRISTFSEEPGEDNLASEALIRHVKEQLHNAVSLGKPMLPDLLAVIETIDDAGKLADIIVSNLGLKMDEAQEVLEEDDTIERLKKVSEFLTREISILEVQQKIMNEARGEIDKSQKEYFLREQLKAIKKELGEEDDFQIEIEEYEKKIKKAKMPKAIAEEADKQLKRLARMHPDSAESTVARTFLDWLVELPWSKASKEKLDLKTAKQILNDDHFGLEEVKERILDFLALRKLKKDMKSPILCFVGPPGVGKTSLGKSIASAMGREYVRMSLGGMRDEAEIRGHRRTYIGALPGKIIQSMKTAGTNNPLIMLDEIDKLGSDFRGDPASALLEVLDPVQNVNFVDHFLGVPFDLSKVLFITTANYLDPIPHALRDRMEIIQLPGYTEEEKLKIAEKYLVPRQIKDNGLTPEQIKFSQAAIMHIIKSYTRESGLRNLERSIGTVCRKVGRKIVEGNGKVFHITPKIAEKFLGAVKYIGEDELKENEVGTATGLAWTPVGGEVLFVECSKYQGKGNLLVTGQLGDVMKESARAAYTYVRTIAGRYGVDPEDFNKFDIHVHVPAGAIPKDGPSAGITMGTALLSVFTGRQIHKSVAMTGEITITGKVLPIGGLKEKLLAAKRHGITKVIIPKKNEKDIISMPKYVKSSLEIIPVEKFEEVTEIALLPAPPKPAEEKEAPAEKKPRASRKTAEKRA; encoded by the coding sequence GTGGAACAGTTTGAATCGGATATAAAAATACCGGAACAATTACCCTTGCTGCCTGTGAGGGATATAGTTGTTTTCCCATATATGGTTCTGCCTCTCTTTGTAGGCAGAGAAAGCAGCATAGCGGCAGTAAATGACGCTCTCAGTGCGGACAGACTTATATTTCTCGCCTGCCAGAAGGACGCCTCGCAGGAGGAACCGGCGGAGGATGAGATAAACCGTATAGGCACTGTGGCGGTTATTCTGCGCATGCTGAAACTGCCTGATGAAAGAATCAAAATTCTTGTTCAGGGTGTAAAAAGGGCAACAGTTGAAGAATATGTGCAGATGAAGCCCTTCGCGAAGGTGAGAATAAGCACTTTCAGTGAGGAGCCGGGCGAAGACAACCTCGCCTCGGAAGCGCTGATAAGGCACGTAAAAGAGCAGCTTCACAACGCTGTAAGCCTCGGCAAGCCCATGCTTCCCGACCTTCTGGCCGTGATCGAAACAATAGATGACGCAGGCAAACTCGCCGATATAATAGTCTCCAACCTCGGTCTCAAAATGGATGAGGCGCAAGAGGTTCTGGAAGAGGACGATACCATTGAACGCCTGAAAAAGGTCAGCGAATTTCTCACACGTGAGATCTCGATCCTTGAGGTTCAGCAGAAGATCATGAATGAGGCTCGGGGTGAAATAGACAAAAGCCAGAAGGAATACTTCCTCCGTGAGCAGCTCAAGGCTATCAAGAAAGAGCTCGGCGAAGAGGACGACTTTCAGATAGAGATAGAAGAATACGAAAAGAAGATTAAAAAAGCCAAGATGCCAAAAGCAATAGCCGAAGAAGCGGATAAGCAGCTCAAACGCCTTGCCCGCATGCACCCTGATTCCGCCGAATCCACAGTGGCGAGAACCTTCCTCGACTGGCTTGTGGAGCTCCCTTGGAGCAAAGCCAGCAAGGAAAAGCTGGATCTCAAAACCGCCAAACAGATCCTCAATGACGACCACTTCGGTCTGGAAGAGGTGAAGGAGCGCATTCTTGACTTCCTTGCCCTGCGTAAGCTGAAAAAGGATATGAAAAGCCCCATCCTCTGCTTCGTGGGACCTCCCGGAGTGGGTAAAACGTCTCTCGGAAAATCCATCGCCAGCGCCATGGGCAGGGAATATGTCCGCATGAGCCTCGGCGGTATGAGAGATGAAGCGGAAATCAGAGGACACAGAAGAACATACATCGGTGCCCTGCCCGGCAAGATAATTCAGAGCATGAAAACCGCAGGCACAAACAACCCGCTCATCATGCTGGATGAAATAGACAAGCTCGGCAGCGATTTCAGAGGAGACCCTGCGTCCGCACTTCTTGAGGTGCTTGATCCTGTGCAGAACGTTAATTTTGTAGATCATTTCCTCGGCGTGCCGTTTGATCTCTCCAAGGTGCTGTTCATAACCACGGCGAACTACCTTGACCCCATTCCTCACGCCCTGCGTGACAGGATGGAGATTATCCAGCTCCCCGGCTACACAGAGGAAGAGAAGCTGAAAATAGCAGAAAAATACCTTGTCCCCAGACAGATAAAGGATAACGGGCTTACACCTGAGCAGATAAAATTCTCTCAGGCGGCGATAATGCACATTATCAAAAGCTATACCAGAGAATCCGGCTTAAGAAATCTTGAGCGCAGCATAGGAACAGTCTGCCGCAAGGTCGGACGCAAAATTGTGGAGGGGAACGGCAAGGTTTTCCACATTACCCCGAAAATTGCCGAAAAATTTCTCGGAGCAGTAAAATACATCGGTGAGGACGAGCTGAAGGAGAACGAAGTCGGCACGGCGACAGGTCTTGCGTGGACACCCGTCGGCGGTGAGGTTCTTTTCGTGGAATGCAGCAAATATCAGGGCAAGGGAAACCTTCTCGTCACTGGACAGCTTGGGGATGTTATGAAGGAATCCGCACGGGCGGCATACACTTACGTGAGAACAATTGCCGGCAGATACGGCGTTGATCCGGAAGATTTCAATAAGTTCGATATACACGTGCACGTGCCCGCAGGCGCCATCCCCAAAGACGGTCCATCAGCAGGCATCACCATGGGAACCGCCCTGCTCTCAGTTTTCACGGGGAGGCAGATTCATAAATCCGTAGCAATGACAGGAGAGATAACCATCACAGGCAAGGTGCTCCCCATCGGCGGGCTCAAGGAAAAACTCCTCGCCGCCAAAAGACACGGCATAACCAAGGTAATCATTCCCAAAAAGAATGAGAAAGATATTATCAGCATGCCTAAATATGTTAAAAGCTCTCTGGAAATAATTCCTGTTGAGAAGTTTGAGGAAGTGACTGAAATAGCTCTGCTTCCCGCTCCGCCCAAACCTGCTGAGGAAAAAGAGGCTCCGGCGGAGAAAAAACCGAGAGCAAGCAGAAAGACTGCCGAAAAGCGGGCTTAA
- a CDS encoding SulP family inorganic anion transporter: MDRTSLKPSLLTELKKGYGAETLRRDLFSGLTVGIVAIPLAMAFAIASGTTPDKGLFTAVIAGFFISLLGGSRYQIGGPTGAFVIIIYAVIEKHGYDGLVLATVIAGILLIILGLIRVGSYIKFIPYPVTTGFTAGIALVIFSTQVKDFFGLSIEKLPPEFHEKWMEYFFSFHTLNPAATGVGIATVAIIVSVRRFAPKIPAHVAAIFTLTAAAWIFGIPAETVGDRFGALPTSFPMPQIPSWSIEKIRAVFPDAITIALLAGIESLLSAVVADGMTGSRHRSNTELVAQGTANIMSAFFGGMPATGAIARTATNIKTGARTPVSGIIHAFTVLIFVLFLSDVAEKIPLAALSGVLFVVAWDMSELKSFRRLLNAPKSDSGVLVLTFLLTVLVDLTVAVQVGVVLAALLFMKRMSDVTHVDYLTGNGGNEDKYDPDRISLYNVPDGVEIYEIDGPFFFGVADRLAGMLAYLQKSPKVFILRMRKVPAIDATGIHALEEFHHKCMNHNVPLVLSGVQEQPHKALRKFGFLNEIGEKNVTDHISKALIRAEEIMSKE, from the coding sequence ATGGACAGGACATCACTAAAACCCAGTCTGCTCACCGAACTTAAAAAAGGTTACGGCGCAGAAACACTGAGACGGGACTTATTCTCCGGACTCACTGTAGGCATCGTTGCGATCCCCCTTGCCATGGCGTTTGCAATCGCCAGCGGAACCACGCCCGATAAAGGGCTCTTTACCGCAGTTATCGCAGGTTTTTTCATCTCACTCCTAGGGGGCAGCCGCTACCAGATAGGCGGACCCACCGGAGCGTTTGTCATTATTATATATGCCGTGATAGAGAAGCACGGCTACGACGGACTCGTACTCGCTACTGTGATAGCGGGGATACTCCTTATTATACTTGGACTTATCAGAGTCGGCTCGTATATTAAGTTTATCCCTTATCCCGTCACCACAGGCTTTACCGCGGGCATAGCCCTTGTAATCTTTTCCACTCAGGTTAAGGACTTCTTCGGGCTTTCCATTGAGAAACTGCCTCCGGAATTTCATGAGAAATGGATGGAGTATTTCTTCAGCTTCCATACGCTCAATCCTGCGGCGACGGGTGTCGGGATAGCCACAGTGGCAATAATCGTCTCTGTGCGCAGGTTCGCGCCGAAGATTCCCGCCCATGTCGCGGCGATCTTCACTCTTACCGCGGCAGCGTGGATATTCGGCATCCCCGCGGAAACAGTGGGCGACCGCTTCGGCGCACTTCCCACAAGCTTTCCCATGCCTCAGATACCCTCATGGAGCATAGAAAAAATTCGCGCCGTGTTCCCCGATGCCATAACAATAGCCCTGCTCGCCGGAATAGAGTCACTCCTTTCCGCAGTGGTGGCGGACGGTATGACAGGGAGCAGGCACAGGTCAAACACAGAGCTTGTCGCGCAGGGCACGGCAAACATCATGTCCGCCTTCTTCGGCGGCATGCCGGCAACGGGAGCCATAGCCAGAACGGCGACAAACATAAAAACAGGAGCGAGAACTCCTGTATCAGGCATTATTCACGCATTTACAGTCCTGATTTTTGTCCTGTTTCTCTCTGACGTTGCCGAAAAAATTCCTCTTGCCGCCCTCTCCGGCGTGCTGTTTGTGGTTGCGTGGGATATGAGCGAACTTAAGAGCTTCCGCAGGCTGCTCAATGCTCCCAAAAGCGACAGCGGCGTGCTTGTGCTCACATTCCTCCTCACTGTGCTGGTTGATCTGACAGTCGCCGTTCAGGTCGGCGTTGTTCTTGCCGCACTCCTTTTCATGAAGCGCATGAGCGATGTTACCCATGTGGATTACCTCACGGGCAACGGAGGAAATGAGGACAAATACGATCCCGACAGAATTTCTCTTTATAATGTTCCCGACGGTGTTGAGATATACGAGATAGACGGTCCCTTCTTCTTCGGCGTGGCGGACAGGCTGGCGGGGATGCTCGCCTACCTCCAGAAATCTCCGAAAGTATTTATATTAAGGATGCGCAAGGTTCCCGCTATAGACGCAACCGGCATACACGCACTTGAGGAATTTCATCACAAGTGCATGAATCACAATGTGCCTCTCGTGCTTTCCGGTGTTCAGGAGCAGCCTCACAAGGCTCTGAGAAAATTCGGCTTTCTGAATGAAATAGGCGAGAAGAACGTCACTGACCATATCTCCAAGGCTCTCATCAGAGCCGAAGAGATCATGAGTAAAGAATAG
- a CDS encoding Hsp20/alpha crystallin family protein: MLKKRDEIFFSPFRSLLDLNREMGRFMDRFGDGESMPGGFRPDVDIVEKNGQLVVTADLPGMEEKDIEVVINEGVLIVKGERTEEKEETEKGFHRRERVFGKFVRQFALPKGADAENVKAVFKKGVLEVRIPLKAVAEEKKIQIEAK; this comes from the coding sequence ATGCTTAAAAAACGTGATGAAATTTTCTTCTCTCCCTTCAGAAGCCTTCTGGATCTCAACAGGGAGATGGGCAGGTTTATGGACAGGTTCGGTGACGGTGAGTCCATGCCCGGTGGGTTCAGACCCGATGTGGATATTGTGGAAAAGAACGGGCAGCTTGTAGTGACCGCGGATCTCCCCGGAATGGAGGAAAAAGACATCGAAGTTGTCATCAATGAAGGTGTGCTCATCGTAAAAGGTGAGAGAACCGAGGAAAAAGAAGAAACCGAAAAGGGCTTTCACAGGCGTGAGAGGGTGTTCGGCAAATTTGTGAGGCAGTTTGCGCTGCCCAAGGGTGCAGACGCTGAGAATGTGAAGGCAGTTTTCAAAAAAGGAGTTCTAGAAGTCAGAATTCCTCTGAAAGCTGTGGCTGAAGAGAAGAAAATACAGATTGAAGCGAAGTAA
- a CDS encoding ammonium transporter, whose protein sequence is MKKIIIMLGLVLMAASGFADDEPLTLEGVQASVDAVQANADWLWTLIAAFMVFFMQLGFAMVETGFTRAKNAVNIIMKNLLDFSMGAIGYWAVGFALMFGATTTGFFGTEGFFLSNWDMQDHWTLAFWIFQTVFCATAATIVSGAIAERTNLKAYLLFSLAMTTIIYPIFGSWAWGSLFHGEGWLEGFGFIDFAGSTVVHSVGGWAALAGAIVVGPRIGKFAKDGSARAIPGHNIPLATIGVFILWFGWYGFNVGSETAADTALPLIAVNTTLAPATAVLVALFTTVILFKKFDAGMSLNGALAGLVGITAGCANVTPAYAVLIGAVAGLLVVFSVIFFDKIRVDDPVGAISVHGVCGVWGTLAAGLFNYDFEAGGLSPVILPQIIGIVAAFVWAFGISFIVFKIINIFIKVRVSETEELEGLDKHEHGVDAYPEYAKSLIK, encoded by the coding sequence ATGAAAAAAATTATTATAATGCTCGGACTGGTGCTTATGGCAGCGTCCGGCTTCGCAGACGACGAACCTCTCACTCTTGAAGGGGTTCAGGCTTCCGTAGATGCGGTACAGGCAAACGCAGACTGGCTCTGGACACTCATTGCCGCTTTCATGGTCTTTTTTATGCAGCTTGGCTTCGCTATGGTCGAAACAGGCTTCACCAGAGCAAAAAACGCCGTTAACATAATTATGAAAAACCTGCTGGACTTCTCCATGGGCGCGATCGGATACTGGGCAGTGGGCTTCGCTCTTATGTTCGGTGCGACTACTACAGGCTTTTTCGGTACTGAAGGCTTTTTCCTTTCAAACTGGGACATGCAGGATCACTGGACACTCGCTTTCTGGATTTTCCAGACAGTTTTCTGCGCCACAGCGGCTACAATAGTTTCAGGAGCTATAGCAGAGAGAACTAACCTTAAGGCGTATCTCCTTTTCAGCCTTGCAATGACTACAATAATCTATCCCATATTCGGAAGCTGGGCATGGGGCTCGCTCTTCCACGGTGAAGGCTGGCTTGAAGGCTTCGGCTTCATAGACTTCGCAGGCTCCACAGTTGTTCACTCCGTGGGCGGCTGGGCTGCTCTCGCCGGTGCGATAGTTGTCGGACCGAGGATCGGTAAATTTGCTAAGGACGGTTCGGCAAGAGCCATCCCGGGGCACAACATACCTCTTGCTACAATAGGAGTTTTCATACTCTGGTTCGGCTGGTACGGATTCAACGTGGGCTCGGAAACCGCCGCGGACACAGCGCTGCCTCTCATAGCTGTCAACACCACTCTCGCTCCTGCGACAGCCGTTCTTGTTGCTCTTTTTACCACAGTTATTCTTTTCAAAAAATTTGACGCTGGCATGTCTCTCAATGGTGCTCTTGCGGGTCTCGTGGGAATTACCGCAGGCTGCGCTAACGTCACGCCCGCTTATGCGGTGCTCATCGGTGCTGTTGCCGGGCTGCTTGTTGTGTTCAGCGTAATCTTCTTCGATAAAATCAGAGTTGACGACCCGGTGGGCGCAATCTCGGTACACGGCGTATGCGGTGTGTGGGGTACTCTTGCGGCAGGTCTCTTCAACTATGACTTTGAAGCAGGCGGACTCAGCCCTGTAATACTGCCTCAGATAATCGGCATAGTAGCCGCTTTCGTATGGGCATTCGGCATATCCTTCATCGTTTTCAAAATCATCAACATCTTCATCAAAGTCAGAGTTTCTGAAACTGAAGAACTTGAAGGTCTTGATAAACACGAACATGGTGTGGATGCTTACCCTGAATACGCTAAATCACTTATAAAATAA
- a CDS encoding P-II family nitrogen regulator, whose translation MKLIKAIIKPHMLEEVKEALAELGITGMTVYEVKGYGRQKGHNELYRGAEYRIDFVPKIMMEVVVSSDIAAKVVKTINDSAKTGKIGDGKIFVIPVEESVRIRTGETGIESL comes from the coding sequence ATGAAGCTGATAAAAGCGATCATCAAGCCTCACATGCTTGAAGAAGTTAAGGAAGCTCTCGCTGAGCTTGGAATTACTGGTATGACCGTATACGAAGTTAAAGGCTACGGCAGACAGAAAGGGCACAACGAACTTTACAGAGGCGCGGAATACCGTATAGATTTCGTTCCCAAAATTATGATGGAAGTAGTGGTTTCCTCCGACATCGCGGCGAAGGTCGTAAAAACCATAAACGATTCAGCTAAAACTGGCAAAATCGGTGACGGCAAAATATTCGTAATCCCTGTTGAGGAATCCGTAAGGATCAGAACAGGTGAAACAGGAATAGAGTCGCTTTAA